The proteins below come from a single Biomphalaria glabrata chromosome 10, xgBioGlab47.1, whole genome shotgun sequence genomic window:
- the LOC106051302 gene encoding dnaJ homolog subfamily C member 5-like isoform X3, whose amino-acid sequence MTGRHRSYSRSGNSLYELLGLRKGATNEEIKKAYRKLALKYHPDKNRDSADAAEKFKEINRANVILTDSTKRGIYDRYGSMGIYAADQFGEENVNTYLVLTSGWCKALAIFCGIITGCYCCFCCCLCCNCCCGKCRPQVPEEDYANLHVSSEEELLREKEEMSSSPDEPVTSQPIALGTGKEEEEADEQTNLSNASQPTYGTEDVITVSAAGDTNINIASNKDH is encoded by the exons TCGCTCTGGGAATTCACTCTATGAGCTGTTGGGCTTAAGAAAGGGGGCAACCAATGAGGAGATCAAGAAAGCATACAGAAAG TTGGCACTCAAATATCACCCAGACAAAAACAGAGACAGTGCTGATGCTGCTGAAAAG TTCAAAGAAATCAACAGAGCTAATGTGATACTCACTGACAGTACCAAGAGAGGTATATATGACCGCTATGGCTCAATGGGAATTTATGCTGCTGATCAGTTTGGGGAAGAAAATGTTAACACATATTTGGTGCTCACTAGTGGTTGGTGCAAG GCCTTGGCCATATTCTGTGGTATAATAACTGGCTGCTACTGTTGTTTCTGTTGCTGCCTCTGCTGTAACTGCTGCTGCGGCAAGTGTCGGCCTCAAGTTCCAGAGGAGGACTACGCTAATCTCCATGTGAGTAGTGAAGAGGAGTTATTGCGTGAAAAG GAGGAGATGAGCAGCTCTCCTGATGAGCCAGTCACGAGCCAGCCAATCGCCTTGGGCACAGGCaaggaagaagaggaagcagATGAACAGACCAATTTGAGCAATGCCAGCCAGCCAACATACGGCACAGAGGACGTCATCACAGTCTCTGCAGCAGGTGACACCAATATAAATATAGCAAGCAACAAAGATCATTAG
- the LOC106051302 gene encoding dnaJ homolog subfamily C member 5-like isoform X2, with protein sequence MLAVPQLYQHIFIRRHHDPKRCRSGNSLYELLGLRKGATNEEIKKAYRKLALKYHPDKNRDSADAAEKFKEINRANVILTDSTKRGIYDRYGSMGIYAADQFGEENVNTYLVLTSGWCKALAIFCGIITGCYCCFCCCLCCNCCCGKCRPQVPEEDYANLHEEMSSSPDEPVTSQPIALGTGKEEEEADEQTNLSNASQPTYGTEDVITVSAAGDTNINIASNKDH encoded by the exons ATGCTAGCAGTTCCACAACTTTATCAGCATATTTTCATTCGACGCCACCATGATCCTAAAAGATG TCGCTCTGGGAATTCACTCTATGAGCTGTTGGGCTTAAGAAAGGGGGCAACCAATGAGGAGATCAAGAAAGCATACAGAAAG TTGGCACTCAAATATCACCCAGACAAAAACAGAGACAGTGCTGATGCTGCTGAAAAG TTCAAAGAAATCAACAGAGCTAATGTGATACTCACTGACAGTACCAAGAGAGGTATATATGACCGCTATGGCTCAATGGGAATTTATGCTGCTGATCAGTTTGGGGAAGAAAATGTTAACACATATTTGGTGCTCACTAGTGGTTGGTGCAAG GCCTTGGCCATATTCTGTGGTATAATAACTGGCTGCTACTGTTGTTTCTGTTGCTGCCTCTGCTGTAACTGCTGCTGCGGCAAGTGTCGGCCTCAAGTTCCAGAGGAGGACTACGCTAATCTCCAT GAGGAGATGAGCAGCTCTCCTGATGAGCCAGTCACGAGCCAGCCAATCGCCTTGGGCACAGGCaaggaagaagaggaagcagATGAACAGACCAATTTGAGCAATGCCAGCCAGCCAACATACGGCACAGAGGACGTCATCACAGTCTCTGCAGCAGGTGACACCAATATAAATATAGCAAGCAACAAAGATCATTAG
- the LOC106051302 gene encoding dnaJ homolog subfamily C member 5-like isoform X1, translated as MLAVPQLYQHIFIRRHHDPKRCRSGNSLYELLGLRKGATNEEIKKAYRKLALKYHPDKNRDSADAAEKFKEINRANVILTDSTKRGIYDRYGSMGIYAADQFGEENVNTYLVLTSGWCKALAIFCGIITGCYCCFCCCLCCNCCCGKCRPQVPEEDYANLHVSSEEELLREKEEMSSSPDEPVTSQPIALGTGKEEEEADEQTNLSNASQPTYGTEDVITVSAAGDTNINIASNKDH; from the exons ATGCTAGCAGTTCCACAACTTTATCAGCATATTTTCATTCGACGCCACCATGATCCTAAAAGATG TCGCTCTGGGAATTCACTCTATGAGCTGTTGGGCTTAAGAAAGGGGGCAACCAATGAGGAGATCAAGAAAGCATACAGAAAG TTGGCACTCAAATATCACCCAGACAAAAACAGAGACAGTGCTGATGCTGCTGAAAAG TTCAAAGAAATCAACAGAGCTAATGTGATACTCACTGACAGTACCAAGAGAGGTATATATGACCGCTATGGCTCAATGGGAATTTATGCTGCTGATCAGTTTGGGGAAGAAAATGTTAACACATATTTGGTGCTCACTAGTGGTTGGTGCAAG GCCTTGGCCATATTCTGTGGTATAATAACTGGCTGCTACTGTTGTTTCTGTTGCTGCCTCTGCTGTAACTGCTGCTGCGGCAAGTGTCGGCCTCAAGTTCCAGAGGAGGACTACGCTAATCTCCATGTGAGTAGTGAAGAGGAGTTATTGCGTGAAAAG GAGGAGATGAGCAGCTCTCCTGATGAGCCAGTCACGAGCCAGCCAATCGCCTTGGGCACAGGCaaggaagaagaggaagcagATGAACAGACCAATTTGAGCAATGCCAGCCAGCCAACATACGGCACAGAGGACGTCATCACAGTCTCTGCAGCAGGTGACACCAATATAAATATAGCAAGCAACAAAGATCATTAG